One region of Myxococcus fulvus genomic DNA includes:
- a CDS encoding chemotaxis protein CheW — translation MAPDRAVAVQARPEQEFFCFRVGDLRLGVPSENVLEVFRAGLLTPLPRTPSFIMGVTGHRGEVLPVVDLLRFLSKGEARIGPRTRLFIGITGSIVAGVVADTVLGLRRFPVADILPPPLGGDAAAEHLLGVVQGATPQDSINLLNFSKLLQTARQRAVAR, via the coding sequence ATGGCTCCGGACCGCGCCGTGGCCGTCCAAGCCCGACCGGAGCAGGAGTTCTTCTGCTTCCGGGTGGGAGACCTGCGGCTCGGCGTGCCCAGCGAGAACGTCCTCGAGGTGTTCCGCGCCGGCCTGCTCACCCCCCTGCCGAGGACGCCCTCCTTCATCATGGGCGTGACGGGCCACCGCGGCGAGGTGCTGCCCGTGGTGGACCTCTTGCGCTTCCTCTCCAAGGGCGAGGCGCGCATCGGTCCCCGCACGCGCCTGTTCATCGGCATCACCGGCAGCATCGTCGCCGGGGTCGTCGCCGACACGGTGCTGGGTCTGCGCCGCTTCCCCGTGGCGGACATCCTCCCACCGCCGCTGGGCGGTGACGCGGCGGCCGAGCACCTGCTGGGCGTGGTGCAGGGCGCCACGCCGCAGGACAGCATCAATCTGCTCAACTTCTCCAAGCTGTTGCAGACGGCGCGGCAGCGCGCGGTGGCTCGATGA
- a CDS encoding Frizzy aggregation protein FrzB has product MNDELIEEKTEEVDILFFEIGGGLFGTDASQVLRIDRSLPEDITLPELGPLHRGNRALVFDTPEGEGHLKVDTVRGVRPIPVTQLRRMPPTAGAAAYAVGVCLEEARTVLLIDLVETARTRGTQGRH; this is encoded by the coding sequence ATGAACGACGAGTTGATCGAGGAGAAGACGGAGGAGGTGGACATCCTCTTCTTCGAGATTGGCGGGGGCCTGTTCGGCACCGACGCGTCGCAGGTTCTGCGGATCGATCGCTCGTTGCCGGAGGACATCACCCTGCCGGAGCTGGGCCCGCTGCACCGGGGCAACCGCGCGTTGGTGTTCGACACGCCGGAGGGCGAGGGCCACCTGAAGGTGGACACCGTCCGGGGCGTGCGCCCCATCCCCGTGACTCAACTTCGCCGCATGCCCCCCACGGCGGGCGCGGCCGCTTATGCCGTCGGTGTGTGCCTGGAAGAGGCCCGCACCGTGTTGCTGATTGACCTGGTGGAGACCGCCAGGACCCGAGGAACTCAAGGAAGGCACTGA
- a CDS encoding response regulator has protein sequence MSRVLVIDDSPMLVELTVRALTAAGYQVSGAQDLTSLNQKLSEGPFALILMDVNMPEMFGDDVVEYLRSQKKVTSKLVLYSDISEAELAGKTKASGADGYILKSGGLEAVISGVMNLIGAPALGVPAAVPAPAPTQAPQAAPAAPAPIASTGLKAAPSTGGRKPRILIVDDSEMTARIIEADLVAKGFEVHVADTADKATKIILKKQTRPDLVLLDVRMPNVNGEQFCRFIKSNSLFKGIKVLLCSGENVEELQRICREAGADGYIPKDAVMGNLVAKELMPPGGE, from the coding sequence ATGTCGCGCGTACTGGTCATTGATGACAGCCCGATGCTGGTGGAGCTCACCGTCCGGGCCCTCACCGCCGCCGGCTATCAGGTGAGCGGGGCCCAGGACCTGACGAGCCTCAACCAGAAGCTCTCCGAAGGGCCGTTCGCGCTCATCCTCATGGACGTGAACATGCCGGAGATGTTCGGCGACGACGTCGTCGAGTACCTCCGGAGCCAGAAGAAGGTCACCTCCAAGCTGGTGCTCTACTCCGACATCTCGGAGGCGGAGCTGGCCGGCAAGACGAAGGCCTCCGGCGCGGACGGCTACATCCTCAAGAGCGGCGGCCTGGAGGCCGTCATCAGCGGCGTGATGAACCTCATCGGCGCCCCCGCCCTGGGAGTCCCCGCCGCCGTCCCCGCGCCCGCCCCCACGCAGGCCCCCCAGGCGGCCCCCGCCGCGCCCGCCCCCATCGCCTCCACGGGCCTCAAGGCCGCACCCAGCACGGGTGGCCGCAAGCCGCGCATCCTCATCGTCGACGACAGTGAGATGACCGCGCGGATCATCGAGGCGGACCTGGTCGCCAAGGGCTTCGAGGTCCACGTCGCGGACACCGCGGACAAGGCCACGAAGATCATCCTCAAGAAGCAGACGCGTCCGGACCTGGTGCTGCTGGACGTGCGCATGCCCAACGTGAACGGCGAGCAGTTCTGCCGCTTCATCAAGAGCAACAGCCTCTTCAAGGGCATCAAGGTGCTCTTGTGCTCCGGCGAGAACGTCGAGGAGCTCCAGCGCATCTGCCGCGAGGCCGGCGCCGACGGCTACATCCCCAAGGACGCCGTGATGGGCAACCTGGTGGCCAAGGAGCTGATGCCCCCGGGCGGCGAGTAG
- a CDS encoding radical SAM protein gives MTSAPKLLFADPKGRVMEHPYLLATLRSGEELVPPQDKPIPLPSAGRLVHLPGRLPVGLHPDTGELELVRQMNVGGKSFVPNAVGALLPPGYTRTFLPGEVKGDGPVLPQWAYTAAAWVKDGPVAWAIHTDRRSHWDPERYSTPDMKALVDAHLKRFPDNRVLKQLKTCALLYRCFTSQNTFYVRDEAAIPASVMCNARCVGCISDQPADGPPASHERMDDGPTAEEMGAIGLFHLENAQGRTMVSFGQGCEGEPLTRWKFIAESIRYMRARTQKGSININTNASLTKGLEALLDAGLDAVRVSLNAATKGLYEAYYKPVKYGWEDVEASIALARERGAYLALNLLLFPGVTDREGEVKALERLVKKYRVDQVQTRSLAIDPLQYLEAARDVGAGGEPVGVRTLLQRLKAARPGIIIGNFARGLEERENAAGRG, from the coding sequence ATGACGTCCGCGCCGAAGCTGCTGTTCGCCGACCCCAAGGGCCGGGTGATGGAGCATCCCTACCTGCTGGCCACGCTGCGCAGCGGAGAGGAGCTCGTTCCTCCCCAGGACAAGCCCATCCCGCTGCCGTCCGCCGGCAGGCTGGTGCACCTGCCGGGCAGGCTGCCCGTCGGCCTGCACCCCGACACGGGCGAACTGGAGCTGGTGCGGCAGATGAACGTGGGCGGCAAGTCGTTCGTCCCCAACGCGGTGGGCGCGCTGTTGCCACCGGGCTACACGCGCACGTTCCTGCCGGGAGAGGTGAAGGGCGACGGGCCGGTGCTGCCGCAGTGGGCGTACACGGCGGCGGCGTGGGTGAAGGACGGGCCGGTGGCGTGGGCCATCCACACGGACCGCCGCTCGCATTGGGATCCGGAGCGCTACTCCACGCCGGACATGAAGGCGCTGGTGGACGCGCACCTGAAGCGCTTCCCGGACAACCGCGTGCTCAAGCAGCTCAAGACGTGCGCGCTGTTGTACCGGTGCTTCACGTCGCAGAACACGTTCTATGTCCGCGACGAGGCGGCCATCCCCGCGTCCGTCATGTGCAACGCGCGCTGCGTGGGCTGCATCTCCGACCAGCCGGCGGACGGTCCCCCCGCGTCGCACGAGCGCATGGATGACGGGCCCACCGCGGAGGAGATGGGCGCCATCGGCCTGTTCCATCTGGAGAACGCGCAGGGCCGCACCATGGTGAGCTTCGGCCAGGGCTGCGAGGGTGAGCCGCTCACGCGCTGGAAGTTCATCGCGGAGTCCATCCGCTACATGCGCGCGCGCACGCAGAAGGGCTCCATCAACATCAACACCAACGCCAGCCTCACCAAGGGCCTGGAGGCGCTGCTCGACGCGGGCCTGGACGCCGTGCGCGTGTCGCTCAACGCGGCGACCAAGGGCCTCTACGAGGCGTACTACAAGCCGGTGAAGTACGGCTGGGAGGACGTGGAGGCGTCCATCGCCCTCGCGCGCGAGCGCGGCGCGTACCTGGCGCTCAACCTGCTGCTGTTCCCCGGCGTCACGGACCGTGAGGGCGAGGTGAAGGCGCTCGAGCGGTTGGTGAAGAAGTACCGCGTGGACCAGGTGCAGACGCGCTCACTGGCCATCGACCCGCTCCAGTACCTGGAGGCCGCGCGCGACGTGGGCGCCGGCGGAGAGCCGGTGGGCGTGCGCACGCTGCTGCAGCGGCTGAAGGCGGCGCGGCCCGGCATCATCATCGGCAACTTCGCGCGGGGACTCGAGGAGCGCGAGAACGCCGCGGGACGCGGGTAG